Sequence from the Streptomyces sp. R33 genome:
GCCTGCGACGGCGTACGGTCGGCCACCCGCGCCGCCTACGCGGACACCTTCGGGCCCGACCTGGACGAACGCTCCGGCCGCTACATGTGGCTCGGCACGGACAAGGTCTTCGAGGCCTTCACCTTCCTCGTCGAGGAGCGGGACTTCGGCACCCTCCAGGTGCACGCCTACCCCTACGACTCCACCCGCTCCACGTTCATCGTGGAGATGGACGAGGCCGCGTGGCGGCGCGCCGGCTTCGCGGAGTTCGCCGACCGCGACCACCCGCCCGGCACCAGCGACACGGACAGCATCCGCCGCTGCGAGGAGATACTCGCCGGCCACCTGGACGGGCACCGGCTCCTGCCCAACAACTCCAAGTGGCTCCGCTTCACCACGGTGCGCAACCGCACCTGGCGGCACGAGAACGTCGTCCTCCTCGGGGACGCCGCCCACACCGCCCACTTCTCCATCGGCTCCGGCACCAAACTGGCCATGGAGGACGCCCTCGCCCTGGCCGCCTGCCTGCACGAGCACCCGGACGTCCCCGGCGCGCTCGCCGCGTACGAGGACGAGCGCCGCCCGGTCGTGGAATCGACCCAGCGCGCCGCCCAGGCCAGCCTCGAGTGGTTCGAGAACATCGGCCGCTACACGAGCCAGGAACCGCCGCAGTTCGCCTTCAACCTGCTGACCCGCAGCCGCCGCGTCACGTACGACAACCTGCGCGTGCGCGATGCGGAGTTCACCACCGCCGTCAACTCCTCCGCTCCCGTGCCCCCGATGTTCCGCCCCTTCCCGCTCGGCGGACTGCTCCTGCGCAACCGGGTCGTCGTGCCGCCCACCGCCCTCGCCACGGCGCGCGACGGCATCCCGGGGGACTTCGACCTCGTCCACCTGAGCACCCAGGCCCTCGGCGGATCCGGCCTGGTCCTCGCCGGGATGACCGCCGTCAGCGCCGAAGGCCGGGACGCAGCCGGCTGCCCCGGCCTCTACACCGACGAACAGGAGGCCGCCTGGCGGCGGATCACCGACTTCGTCCACGGCCAGAGCGACACCTGCCTCGGCATCCAGCTCACCCACGCCGGCCGCCGCGCCGGCACCGGGGACGGTCCGCCGGTCGCCGCGTCCTCCCTGGCCTGGGACGAGCGCAGCCCGGTCCCGCGCGAGGCCACCCGGGCCGATATGGACCTCCTCGTACGGGACTTCGTCCGGGCGGCCCGGCGCGCCGACCGGGCGGGCTTCGACGCACTGGAACTCCAGTACGGGCACGGCCAGTTGCTGTCCGGTTTCCTCTCGCCCCTGACCAACCTGCGAACCGACGCGTACGGCGGCGACCTCGCCGGGCGGCTGCGCTTCCCGCTGGAAGTGCTCGACGCCGTACGGGCGGTGTGGCCCGCCGGCAAGGCCCTGCTCGTCCGGATCTCCGCGGCCGACTGGGCCGAGGGCGGCCTGACCGAGGCCGACGCCGTGGCCATCGCCCGCGCCCTCGCCGAGGCCGGCGCCGACGGGATCGACGTCTCCACCGGCGAGGTGGTCGCCCACGAGCGGCCCCGCTACGGCCGCAGCTACCAGACCCCGTACGCGGACCTGATCCGCAACGCCACCGGGGTCCCCACCATCGCCGTCGGCGCGATCTCCACGTACGACGACGTGAACTCGATCATCCTGGCCGGCCGGGCCGACCTCTGCGGGGTGGGCCGCGCCCAGCTGCACGACCCGCTGTGGACCCTGCACGCCGCGGCCGCCCAGGGCTACCACGGGCCCGCCGCGCCCTGGGCGCCCTCCTGGAAGGCCGGCAGCGGCAGACCGCCCGCCGCCCGCACCGACCGGGTCCCGCCGCGCCTGGAGCTGCTGCGCCGGCCCGCCGCGCCGGTGCACCAGCGCTGGCTGCCGCGCCTGGCCGCCGCCGCGCCGGCCAACTGAGGAGAACCCTATGGAGACCCTGCCCCCCAACCGCCCGCCCCTGCACCACCTGCCCCGCTTCACGGCGGCGGCCGTCCAGGCCTCGCCCGTCTACCTGGACCCCGCCGCCACCGTCGACAAGGCCGTCGCGCTGATCGCCGAGGCGGCGGCCAACGGCGCCGAACTCGTCGTCTTCCCCGAGGTGTTCGTCCCCGGCTACCCGTACTGGAACTGGACGATGAACCCCGTCCAGGGCTCTCCCTGGTTCGAGCGCCTCCAGCGCGCCTCGGTCGACATCCCCGGCCCGTACGTCGACACCCTGCGCGCGGCGGCCCGCCAGTACGGGGTCGTGCTCGTCATCGGCGTCAACGAGCGTGCCGCGCACAGCCTCGGCGTCCTCTACAACACCCTGCTCACGATCGGACCCGACGGCGAACTCCTCGGCGTGCACCGCAAACTGGTGCCCACCTGGGCCGAGAAGCTCACCTGGACCGGCGGCGACGGCAGCTCCCTGCGCGTCCACCCCACCCCCGTCGGTCCGCTCGGCGCCCTCGCCTGCGGCGAGAACACCAACACGCTGGCCCGCTTCACCCTCCTCGCACAGGGCGAACTGGTCCATGCCTCCTGCTACATCGCCCTGCCCGTGGCCCCGGCCGACTACGACATGGCCGATGCCATCGCCGTCCGTACCGCCGCCCACAGCTTCGAGGGCAAGGTCTTCTCCGTCGTCGCCTGCTCCACCGTCTCCCCGGAGATCGTCGACCTGCTCGCCGGGGACGACGAGGAGCTGCGCGCCCTGTTCCAGCGGCCCCGCAGCGCCCTGTCCGGCATCTTCGGCCCCGACGGCCGCCCCGTCACCGAACCGCTCGTCGACGACGAGGGCATCGTCTACGGCGAGATCGACCTCGGCCGGTGCATCCAGCCCAAGCAGATGCACGACATCACCGGCCACTACAACCGCTTCGACATCTTCCGCCTCGAAGTCGACAACC
This genomic interval carries:
- a CDS encoding FAD-dependent monooxygenase, encoding MRVAVIGGGPGGLYFAALAKQLSPHWDVTVWERNAPDDTFGFGVVFSDETLDGIAQADPEIYAAMSAEFARWSDIDVTYRRRTLTSGGHGFAALGRRQLLRILQERCAALAVDVRYRTQAPPAAELAATYDLVVACDGVRSATRAAYADTFGPDLDERSGRYMWLGTDKVFEAFTFLVEERDFGTLQVHAYPYDSTRSTFIVEMDEAAWRRAGFAEFADRDHPPGTSDTDSIRRCEEILAGHLDGHRLLPNNSKWLRFTTVRNRTWRHENVVLLGDAAHTAHFSIGSGTKLAMEDALALAACLHEHPDVPGALAAYEDERRPVVESTQRAAQASLEWFENIGRYTSQEPPQFAFNLLTRSRRVTYDNLRVRDAEFTTAVNSSAPVPPMFRPFPLGGLLLRNRVVVPPTALATARDGIPGDFDLVHLSTQALGGSGLVLAGMTAVSAEGRDAAGCPGLYTDEQEAAWRRITDFVHGQSDTCLGIQLTHAGRRAGTGDGPPVAASSLAWDERSPVPREATRADMDLLVRDFVRAARRADRAGFDALELQYGHGQLLSGFLSPLTNLRTDAYGGDLAGRLRFPLEVLDAVRAVWPAGKALLVRISAADWAEGGLTEADAVAIARALAEAGADGIDVSTGEVVAHERPRYGRSYQTPYADLIRNATGVPTIAVGAISTYDDVNSIILAGRADLCGVGRAQLHDPLWTLHAAAAQGYHGPAAPWAPSWKAGSGRPPAARTDRVPPRLELLRRPAAPVHQRWLPRLAAAAPAN
- a CDS encoding carbon-nitrogen hydrolase family protein, with product METLPPNRPPLHHLPRFTAAAVQASPVYLDPAATVDKAVALIAEAAANGAELVVFPEVFVPGYPYWNWTMNPVQGSPWFERLQRASVDIPGPYVDTLRAAARQYGVVLVIGVNERAAHSLGVLYNTLLTIGPDGELLGVHRKLVPTWAEKLTWTGGDGSSLRVHPTPVGPLGALACGENTNTLARFTLLAQGELVHASCYIALPVAPADYDMADAIAVRTAAHSFEGKVFSVVACSTVSPEIVDLLAGDDEELRALFQRPRSALSGIFGPDGRPVTEPLVDDEGIVYGEIDLGRCIQPKQMHDITGHYNRFDIFRLEVDNRPRLPVTFTAPPAGPLTTTAEEDV